The SAR202 cluster bacterium genomic sequence TTACCTGAGCCGTTGGATCCTAAAAGCACATATCTTTCGGACATTTTTATTGTTAGAGAACAAGCCTTTAAAATAGGATTAGAACCAAATGATTTACTTACATTGTTAATTTCGATCGAATTTTTCTCTATCAATTGCTATACTTTCTAGAATTTAAATAATAAATAGACTAAAACAATAAATCATTACATCCTATTCTATCAAAGGACAATTATAAATGTATCAAAATAATCAACAAGCTGATATGCAAACACAAGATCATAATATACTTAGCAGAACACCTCCAGGGCAAAAATTAACTGATAAATTCCCTGTCCTAACTTATGGAGATATACCTCATATCCCCTTATCAGAATGGATCTTTACGATTGATGGATTAGTTAATAAAAAAATTTCCTATAACTGGGAAGAAATAATGTCCCTTAAACAAACATTACTAACTAAAGATTTTCATTGCGTAACTCAGTGGAGCCGATTAGACAATTTATGGGAAGGAATTAGAGTAAAAGAGCTTATAGGTCATAATAATTTAAAATCTAATGCTAAACACGCTTTAATTTATTGCTATGGTGGATATACTACAAATCTTCCATCTGAAGTATTGCTGGAAGAAGACGTATTATTAGCACATAAACATGATGGAAACCCTCTATCTCCAGAGCATGGTGGACCTATGCGATTAATAGTCCCTAAATTATATGCATGGAAAAGTGCCAAATGGGTTAAAGGTATTAATTTTATGGAAACAGAGGAATTGGGATTTTGGGAAAATTTAGGATACCACTCCTATGGCGACCCATGGAAAGAGCAGAGATTTAAATTTTAAATCATCCCAGTTATAATTATTAGAATTAGAAATATAGAAAATATATGGAAATTACTATGAAAATGAAATTGTTACTAATATCTCTTATGATAGTCAGTACATTCTCCGCATGCTCAAACGAAAGTAAAGAAGCTGTACAAAACATACGTCAAAAAGTAGGAGATGCTATTGCAGGTGATGTTACTGCTACCCCAACAGCTTTGCCAGAATCTATTCAAACTAACGAATCTATTGCTACACCTGAACCTACACCTGAACCCAAAGCTACTGCTAAGCCTGAGGATACAGCTACACCTACCCCAACTCCTGAACCAGACAAATGTGCTCCTGGTAAATGTAGCAATAACCCGGTCAATGAACCATTGTCAGTTACTTTTGATGAAGATGGTTTCTATACAAAACTAATTTATGGAACCTCAGAATTTACACTAAAAATCAATAATATCAGTTCAGTAGTGCTTTCTATAGAAGTCACCCCAAAACTTCCTGGATCCAATACTACAATAGTAGTAGATCCAAATGAAGTTGAAAACATTAGCTTATATGATTCAAAACAGGCTCCTGAATATAATGGGGATATAACACTAAAAGGCTCTTGGGAAATCTCTGGTTCAGAACCTTTATCACAATCAATAAAAATCAGAATTCTAGACTAGCACCACCTTGACATGGTCTATATCAAGAACTATTATGTATTATATATAAAACATATGTAATATTATGACAAATTCTATCAAAAATAATTCTAAAATTGCTCGTCTTGATTTACGTGATATAAATAAAGCAGAAACACGTAGAGTTAAAAAAAAGCTATCCATAAAAAACATTAATCCTAACGAGATACACGACACAGAAGGTGTTTATATAATCAGTGTCGCTGCAAAAATTTTAGCTATGCATCCACAAACATTGCGCAAATATGAACGAGCAGGTCTTATTTCACCATCAAGAACGATAGGAATGCTAAGATTATATTCTATCCAGGATATTAATAAAATTAGATTAATAAAATACCTAGTGGATGATATTGGAATGAATTTATCTGGAGTAGAATTTATTTTACATACGCTTGAAGAATTAGAAAAAGCTAAAGGCTATATCAATAATATTGTTGGATCTTTTCACAAAACTGAATTTGAATCTCATCTTAAACAAATATACACTTTGATAAATAAGCCGCTTATTAACATCAAATACAAAACTGGTAAGTATTATGAATAAAGCAAATGAAAATTCTGATGAAAATAGTGCAGAAATCTCTGAAATAGATAATGGAAAAACTATAACTGATGACATAGATACCATTATCAATGAAAGAGATCAATATAAAAATATTGCACAAAGGGCTCAAGCAGATCTCATTAATTACAAAAACCGAGTAACTGAAGAACGAGAAGCAACTTATGTAATGATAGTATCTAGATTTGTATCAAGCTTACTGCCAATTATCGACAACTTTAATAGAGCAATTAGTAGTATGCCAGACGATAATTCTTGGTACCAAGGATTATCGATGATAGAAAAAAGTTTGAATCAGCTTATAGAATCTGAAGGCATTACACAAACAGCAAAAACTGGCATGGATTTTGACCCCAAATACCACGAAGCAATAATGGCGATTGAAGATGACACAAAGAATGAAGGGACTATAGCTGATATAATTGCTCAAGGATATGAATTAAAGGATAGAATTATTAGACCAGCACAAGTAACTGTAATTAGAAATGTTAATAAAGAAAAAGATAATACAAATATAGAAAATGAAAATAATTCTAGCGAAAACGAAGGAGAAA encodes the following:
- a CDS encoding nucleotide exchange factor GrpE, with amino-acid sequence MNKANENSDENSAEISEIDNGKTITDDIDTIINERDQYKNIAQRAQADLINYKNRVTEEREATYVMIVSRFVSSLLPIIDNFNRAISSMPDDNSWYQGLSMIEKSLNQLIESEGITQTAKTGMDFDPKYHEAIMAIEDDTKNEGTIADIIAQGYELKDRIIRPAQVTVIRNVNKEKDNTNIENENNSSENEGENNG
- a CDS encoding MerR family transcriptional regulator; translation: MTNSIKNNSKIARLDLRDINKAETRRVKKKLSIKNINPNEIHDTEGVYIISVAAKILAMHPQTLRKYERAGLISPSRTIGMLRLYSIQDINKIRLIKYLVDDIGMNLSGVEFILHTLEELEKAKGYINNIVGSFHKTEFESHLKQIYTLINKPLINIKYKTGKYYE
- a CDS encoding sulfite oxidase-like oxidoreductase yields the protein MQTQDHNILSRTPPGQKLTDKFPVLTYGDIPHIPLSEWIFTIDGLVNKKISYNWEEIMSLKQTLLTKDFHCVTQWSRLDNLWEGIRVKELIGHNNLKSNAKHALIYCYGGYTTNLPSEVLLEEDVLLAHKHDGNPLSPEHGGPMRLIVPKLYAWKSAKWVKGINFMETEELGFWENLGYHSYGDPWKEQRFKF